The segment AATTCATCAGcatcatccaaacaatcggaggagcgattgacaaatgagatgagccaggacgttgaatctcccacacccctccctgccccattggagcaaagcccaacgccAAAatcactctctactagcctaaattctctgctaggtgtaacggacaggatgaagactgttgtcaatattggaatccaacgcacaccatgCCAAGATCTTCCCTCCCATCCCCCCttgcctgaaaccaccgtccactaagatgcgaacaCGCAGTGACGCTTGctcttgcacaaaaatcaagataTGCCAGTTTTTATGTTCGACCACAGTTGCGCTGCCtttgaaaatagagccctgtgTCTTTGGGGTCTATGGAACTGTCAACGCCCCCCAGCTATATGGAATAGTCCATCCAGACGTAACCTCTTCCAACATTCTCCACGAACCCGGAAGTAAGAATGTCGACTAACAGATGGAAAAGCACACAAATAAAATTGGGCACTCTGCAATTCTATTTTGTTGCTTATTAACGTCCTAATTATCTTAAATAATCTTAATAATTTTAAAGGCAGAACATTCAATGCAGTTTCTTCAATCACTTTGAATGATGTGGATggacctatttttttttgtttttaatcattgatAAGTAATACGGTAGTTTTCATTTGTCTACTTTCACTTGCCACATCAGTGAACATTTCTAAGTTTCTTTCCCACCTTCTGTCAATCATCTGGTAGCATTTCTTTAGCCAGCTAATTCCAGGCATCTTACTCCTGGGAGTGGCTCCATTCATGTAGATGATCAGGTAGTCTTCAGCTACGAGCATCTCAAGACTGCTTACCACATACCTGGAGGAGCAGGAGAGGTACTTCGTTATGTTTAGTACCGTCTATTACAACATAATACTCTATAATTTAGCAAGAGTAGACTCACAGGAAAAGGTTTTCCATGATGTAGTGGTATTCTGGGATGCTGCTGTCAGGCAGGTAGCATGCAGAGAAAACAATGATGGCATTCAGGCCTTCCCCAAAATATCCTGAAGAGAGGGTTCGGATTTTATTCCATTCAGACATTCGCAACAAAACATTCATAAAGACAATGCAGATGATTCACTTAACATTCCTTTATCACTCACCCCCATGGGTGATGACTCTCTGGTACGGTCGGATAATCTGCATGTCAATCCTGTGCTCCTGTTCTCCAATGATCACTGACCTCCAGAGGCGTCCATTGTTGGCATTTCCTTCCTCATCCAAGTCTCCCGAACCACCAGTTGTACCTGCTTTGGCCGAGGCCACTGGGGTGTCATCTGGAACAACACAGTGATGTGTATGGCTGTTTATTATGCACGGATAAAAGGCTCCACCCAAAGAGGAAATCAAAGTACATTCACctgtcaaaatattaggtacgcCTGCACAGTCTGATGAGATCCAATAGAGGAAGTGTATCAAAGGTTTGCCTTGACGAACAAGATTGCTTAGATTTTCTTGACACTATGAATTTAACaagatatttattattgtggttggatTTTGCAGTTGTATCGAACTACATTGCGTCATGCTAAGAGTAAATATTACATGACTAGCCTTTACCATCTCTGTTGGGTTacaccatccattcatttcctgtAGCGCTTGTTCTGACATtaatgagctggagcctatcccatctgacttttgctgagaggcaaggtacacacTAAACTTGTCGGCAGTCAATCTCAGGGTGCATATAGGCAAACAAGCATTACCACTCAGATTTACAGCCataggacaattttgagtcttcaactaacctatcACCCATGTTTCTTTGTAATGTGGAACGCAGCAacacgcaaacgccacacagtaggacctgagccaagattcaaacccatgacctctcgactgtgaggcagtcgaTGACCACTAGTTTATGTGCTGTTTTACGGTTACACGTCAACAATAATTTTCAAGACAGTCCTCAGGTGTTCCTCCCACCTTCCCACTCCAGGTCATTGCCATTGGTGATGAACTCCAACGAGTCTGTCTCATCTGGCGTGTCAATGTCATCCACATTGATGTCCAGGTCATCAGGTGTGTCCAGGAAGTCATCTGACAGCAGAGATCCCTCGCTTTTATCTAGGGACAGGTTCATCTCGGGGGCAACCAATGTACGCCTTGTACGGTGCGAGGATGACACGCCTGCGCCTCCTCCAGGTGAGCTCATATTCAGGGAGTTGGGTGGAGCTATGAAGTGAAGAGGGGAAACAATAATCAGGAGAAGTAGATGATGCAACCACTTTCTAAAAATGATCAATCAACAGGTGTTCATTGACTTACAGGCTCTGTTGTCTGTGAGGCCACAAGAGGAGTCCATGTCTCCGTACTCAGGTAGAAGTCTgatttaaaacacaacaaaccaCTCATGTTTGATAGAGTATCAACCtaacacaacattaggtatacATGTACAATCTGTTGACAACAAATAAAAGAGCTGTCACAAAAAATGGCCTTCAGTTTTAGTTGAAACGGTCAGAGGGATACTTTAGTAGGTTATCAATATGATTTTTATCACAAGTTGTTGTAAGC is part of the Phyllopteryx taeniolatus isolate TA_2022b chromosome 7, UOR_Ptae_1.2, whole genome shotgun sequence genome and harbors:
- the atcaya gene encoding caytaxin isoform X4; this encodes MGTTKATLRMENMEVKDEWQDEDFPRLLPEYGDMDSSCGLTDNRASPPNSLNMSSPGGGAGVSSSHRTRRTLVAPEMNLSLDKSEGSLLSDDFLDTPDDLDINVDDIDTPDETDSLEFITNGNDLEWEDDTPVASAKAGTTGGSGDLDEEGNANNGRLWRSVIIGEQEHRIDMQIIRPYQRVITHGGYFGEGLNAIIVFSACYLPDSSIPEYHYIMENLFLYVVSSLEMLVAEDYLIIYMNGATPRSKMPGISWLKKCYQMIDRRLRKNLKSLVIAHPSWFIRTILAISRPFISVKFMNKIQYVQSLDELALMVPMEHVHVPECVMQFDEERIKARRERMEQQQRQQQSGPQEPVNKKSERPKSVSVEQGI
- the atcaya gene encoding caytaxin isoform X2, producing MGTTKATLRMENMEVKDEWQDEDFPRLLPEYGDMDSSCGLTDNRASPPNSLNMSSPGGGAGVSSSHRTRRTLVAPEMNLSLDKSEGSLLSDDFLDTPDDLDINVDDIDTPDETDSLEFITNGNDLEWEDDTPVASAKAGTTGGSGDLDEEGNANNGRLWRSVIIGEQEHRIDMQIIRPYQRVITHGGYFGEGLNAIIVFSACYLPDSSIPEYHYIMENLFLYVVSSLEMLVAEDYLIIYMNGATPRSKMPGISWLKKCYQMIDRRLRKNLKSLVIAHPSWFIRTILAISRPFISVKFMNKIQYVQSLDELALMVPMEHVHVPECVMQFDEERIKARRERMEQQQRQQQSGPQEPVNKKSESWDRLQHGRDPREEKRPKSVSVEQGI
- the atcaya gene encoding caytaxin isoform X1; its protein translation is MGTTKATLRMENMEVKDEWQDEDFPRLLPEYGDMDSSCGLTDNRASPPNSLNMSSPGGGAGVSSSHRTRRTLVAPEMNLSLDKSEGSLLSDDFLDTPDDLDINVDDIDTPDETDSLEFITNGNDLEWEDDTPVASAKAGTTGGSGDLDEEGNANNGRLWRSVIIGEQEHRIDMQIIRPYQRVITHGGYFGEGLNAIIVFSACYLPDSSIPEYHYIMENLFLYVVSSLEMLVAEDYLIIYMNGATPRSKMPGISWLKKCYQMIDRRLRKNLKSLVIAHPSWFIRTILAISRPFISVKFMNKIQYVQSLDELALMVPMEHVHVPECVMQFDEERIKARRERMEQQQRQQQSGPQEPVNKKSESWDRLQHGRDPREEKRYRKGMDGWMIAVVATFNHLKKSSLHYPLSRPKSVSVEQGI
- the atcaya gene encoding caytaxin isoform X3 yields the protein MDSSCGLTDNRASPPNSLNMSSPGGGAGVSSSHRTRRTLVAPEMNLSLDKSEGSLLSDDFLDTPDDLDINVDDIDTPDETDSLEFITNGNDLEWEDDTPVASAKAGTTGGSGDLDEEGNANNGRLWRSVIIGEQEHRIDMQIIRPYQRVITHGGYFGEGLNAIIVFSACYLPDSSIPEYHYIMENLFLYVVSSLEMLVAEDYLIIYMNGATPRSKMPGISWLKKCYQMIDRRLRKNLKSLVIAHPSWFIRTILAISRPFISVKFMNKIQYVQSLDELALMVPMEHVHVPECVMQFDEERIKARRERMEQQQRQQQSGPQEPVNKKSESWDRLQHGRDPREEKRYRKGMDGWMIAVVATFNHLKKSSLHYPLSRPKSVSVEQGI